The following coding sequences lie in one Miscanthus floridulus cultivar M001 chromosome 9, ASM1932011v1, whole genome shotgun sequence genomic window:
- the LOC136480730 gene encoding putative disease resistance RPP13-like protein 3 has translation MDLGAGAVGIIVTKHGELLHGEYKLQKGLQEQIEYLKNELESAHKALCKVGATPPEQQDPQVLLWAREVREASYDMEDILDAFLVNVVEGAAPSETKSKKGLLKRLKKKMARLLKKSKARHDIAGAIEDMKKRLQEVSGRRDRYSIPVAVPSPATKLDPRLVDIHNEAAQIIGIERTWAELIAMLQSSTHGHGDAGVLQQQQPDQDSFCGRSWWSGYFIVIDDIWDLESWKAIGSALDKKSSGSRIIKTTRNREVACSDEVYYKLDPLSHDNSKKLFYMRLYGGEDKCPAHHPEEASQKILDKCGGVPLAVITMASLLVAKSREDWFEVCSSPGFYRGRDNKQVDDTVWILSLSYYDLPSHLKTCLLYLSVYPEDYEIEKDSLIWKWVAEGFIEKKTGTSLFQRGEEYFHQLINRNMIQGMESEFDGIMHRCRVHDMVLDLIHGLAGEENFITISNEDGGTSSRHKRCAHHPEYGRRCSEHLGKLVHLRYLGLRGTKVRELPEAIGALKLLQTLDLEGIRGYGMQVELPSSLSLLTRLVCIRSDKYTKVRDGLLQKVTSLEELQISVRMLSFESKRQFFKELGNQSLLRVLRVVGIGRLDESAQAELLKSLGNLQELEHLHLDCNLLTLTRHTSPLHVFQFRITSPASVEWDNAVLPEHLSRLRIHCIWFPCVPSFIDPTLLPNLWYLDLCVDHMDEAGLRTLGALAELGYLCIRDDGMDSHEQADGMASHEQAAVVNIAAHDVFFPKLRIVKLEGWMVQLATNGDSTSASFSIWRGGQDAAMVFDSKAEDANRSSRVAPPPIAVMPNLDELVFTVPVRAFYKDGHATRSDNLGLDLECLPSLRCVEARLNCMDAFPDDVDKAEAELRRQAQLHPNSSALRFYVFKVYEDMMAR, from the exons ACAAGTCCTGCTCTGGGCTCGCGAGGTCAGAGAGGCGTCCTACGACATGGAGGACATCCTCGATGCCTTCCTCGTCAATGTCGTGGAGGGGGCCGCCCCTTCTGAGACTAAAAGCAAGAAAGGCTTGCTTAAACGTCTCAAGAAGAAGATGGCCAGGCTGTTGAAGAAGAGCAAGGCGCGCCACGACATCGCCGGCGCGATCGAGGACATGAAGAAACGACTCCAGGAGGTGTCGGGCCGCCGCGACAGGTACTCCATACCCGTTGCGGTGCCTTCGCCGGCCACCAAACTGGATCCTCGCCTTGTGGACATCCACAACGAGGCAGCACAGATTATCGGCATCGAGAGGACGTGGGCGGAGCTCATAGCCATGCTTCAGTCATCGACCCACGGCCATGGAGATGCTGgcgtcctccagcagcagcaaccgGACCAAGATAGTTTCTGTGGTCGGAGCTGGTGGTCTGG GTACTTCATCGTTATTGACGACATATGGGATTTAGAATCTTGGAAAGCAATAGGATCAGCTTTGGATAAGAAGAGTAGCGGAAGCAGAATAATCAAAACTACTCGTAATCGAGAAGTAGCCTGCAGCGATGAAGTTTATTACAAGCTTGATCCTCTTTCACATGATAACTCAAAGAAGCTCTTTTATATGAGGCTATATGGTGGTGAAGACAAATGTCCTGCTCATCATCCTGAAGAGGCATCCCAAAAAATTCTGGACAAATGTGGCGGTGTGCCATTAGCTGTCATCACAATGGCTAGCTTGTTGGTGGCCAAATCAAGAGAGGATTGGTTTGAGGTCTGCAGCTCTCCTGGTTTCTATCGTGGCAGAGATAACAAGCAAGTAGATGATACTGTGTGGATATTGTCCCTTAGCTACTATGATCTGCCTTCTCATCTCAAGACTTGCTTGTTGTACCTAAGTGTGTATCCCGAAGACTATGAGATCGAGAAAGATTCTTTGATATGGAAATGGGTAGCAGAAGGCTTTATAGAGAAGAAAACAGGAACAAGCCTGTTTCAGCGGGGAGAGGAATACTTCCATCAGCTCATAAATAGAAACATGATCCAAGGGATGGAATCAGAATTTGACGGCATCATGCATCGCTGCCGTGTTCATGACATGGTCCTTGATCTTATTCATGGTCTGGCAGGCGAAGAAAACTTCATCACTATCTCAAATGAGGATGGAGGAACATCATCACGACACAAG AGATGTGCACATCATCCTGAGTATGGCAGGCGCTGCTCTGAGCATCTTGGGAAACTAGTTCATCTGAGGTACCTAGGGCTACGAGGTACAAAGGTCAGGGAGCTCCCGGAGGCGATAGGAGCTCTAAAGCTTCTACAAACACTAGACTTGGAAGGTATCAGAGGATATGGTATGCAAGTCGAACTGCCATCGAGCCTTAGCCTGCTAACACGGTTGGTCTGCATAAGATCTGACAAATACACGAAGGTGCGCGATGGGTTACTCCAGAAGGTGACGTCACTGGAGGAGCTACAAATAAGTGTTCGCATGCTGTCTTTTGAGTCAAAGAGGCAATTTTTTAAGGAGCTGGGCAACCAGAGCCTACTGAGGGTCCTCCGTGTGGTTGGCATAGGCAGGCTGGATGAGAGTGCACAGGCAGAACTTTTGAAGTCACTAGGCAATCTGCAGGAGCTCGAGCATCTGCATCTGGATTGTAATTTGCTCACTCTAACTCGCCACACTTCTCCCCTGCATGTTTTTCAGTTTCGTATAACTAGCCCTGCCTCAGTGGAGTGGGACAACGCCGTGCTTCCAGAACATCTCAGTCGTCTCCGTATACATTGTATCTGGTTCCCTTGTGTGCCGTCATTCATAGATCCCACGCTTCTCCCCAACCTTTGGTACTTGGACTTGTGTGTGGATCATATGGACGAGGCAGGTCTGAGAACCTTGGGTGCACTGGCAGAACTCGGTTACCTCTGTATTCGGGATGATGGGATGGATTCTCATGAGCAGGCTGATGGGATGGCTTCTCATGAGCAGGCTGCGGTAGTTAATATTGCTGCCCATGATGTCTTCTTCCCCAAGTTGAGAATCGTCAAGTTGGAGGGCTGGATGGTCCAGTTGGCGACCAACGGTGACTCGACTAGTGCTTCATTTAGCATCTGGAGGGGAGGACAGGATGCTGCTATGGTATTTGATTCCAAAGCAGAGGACGCGAACCGCAGCAGCAGAGTAGCGCCGCCCCCTATTGCTGTGATGCCAAACCTCGACGAGCTTGTGTTTACTGTCCCAGTCAGGGCTTTCTACAAGGATGGGCACGCTACCCGGAGTGACAATCTCGGCTTGGACTTGGAGTGCCTCCCTTCGCTACGATGTGTCGAGGCACGTCTCAACTGTATGGATGCCTTCCCTGATGACGTGGACAAGGCAGAGGCTGAGCTCAGGCGCCAAGCACAACTCCATCCCAATAGTTCCGCACTTAGATTCTATGTATTCAAAGTTTATGAAGATATGATGGCACGATGA